One Odontesthes bonariensis isolate fOdoBon6 chromosome 17, fOdoBon6.hap1, whole genome shotgun sequence genomic window carries:
- the LOC142402509 gene encoding M1-specific T cell receptor beta chain-like — MTMLSSMPTFGFLFIWISCQVSAVTFHQSSPHIVRESSEVHINCSHDDSALVVMLWYQHNWDNNSMTLIGYGYESSQTYEGQFEKQYKLTRRNAVEGALTIRKADLSHSAVYYCAASTQWCGLMLLPHSKPSACLVHVMCVCVCGFRTCFVGKKVFGVSVKEHKDSLQLSALKLQQFFMQLFISVNNYEPAYFGRGTKLTVLESGHSVTPPSVKVLPPSQKECRNKKDQKRKKTLVCVATGFYPDHVNVSWTVSGVGQNEGVATDSAAVREGKFYRITSRLRVPADVWFQPDNQFTCNVEFFNGTATTPYSDSINGETGGSDGGMSREKYLRVTQSAKLSYGVFMVKSCIYGAFVSFLVWKLQSSAGKQKK, encoded by the exons ATGACAATGCTCTCATCTATGCCAACATTTGGTTTCCTCTTCATCTGGATCTCAT GTCAGGTGAGTGCTGTTACATTTCACCAGTCTTCTCCTCACATAGTGAGGGAGAGCAGTGAGGTCCACATTAACTGCAGCCATGACGATAGCGCCCTCGTAGTGATGCTCTGGTATCAGCATAACTGGGACAACAACTCAATGACGCTCATCGGGTACGGGTATGAAAGCTCTCAGACCTACGAAGGTCAGTTTGAAAAACAGTACAAGCTGACACGAAGAAACGCAGTGGAAGGAGCTCTGACTATACGGAAGGCGGATCTGTCCCACTCGGCTGTTTACTACTGCGCTGCCAGTACACAGTGGTGTGGTTTAATGCTGCTCCCTCACTCAAAACCCTCAGCTTGTCTTGtacatgtgatgtgtgtgtgtgttt GTG GATTTAGAACATGTTTTGTTGGGAAAAAGGTTTTTGGAGTGTCTGTAAAAGAGCACAAAGACAGTCTGCAGCTCTCAGCACTGAAACTTCAGCAGTTTTTTATGCAGCTGTTTATCAGTGTAAACAACTACGAGCCTGCTTACTTTGGCAGAGGCACCAAACTGACTGTACTGG AATCAGGACATAGTGTCACACCCCCATCAGTGAAAGTTCTTCCACCTTCACAGAAAGAGTGCAGAAACAAAAAAGACCAGAAAAGGAAGAAGACCCTGGTCTGTGTGGCCACTGGTTTCTACCCAGACCATGTCAACGTGTCCTGGACAGTCAGTGGAGTTGGACAAAATGAAGGTGTGGCGACGGACAGCGCCGCCGTGCGAGAAGGAAAGTTCTACAGAATCACCAGCAGGCTGAGGGTCCCTGCTGATGTCTGGTTTCAACCTGACAATCAATTCACCTGCAACGTCGAATTCTTCAATGGAACAGCCACCACGCCATATTCTGATTCAATTAATGGTGAAACAG GTGGTTCAGATGGAGGCATGTcaagag AGAAATATCTGAGGGTCACACAGAGCGCCAAACTCTCCTACGGTGTTTTTATGGTGAAGAGCTGCATCTACGGAGCCTTTGTTAGCTTTTTGGTGTGGAAGCTTCAG AGTTCAGCAGGAAAACAGAAGAAGTGA